TTGTATTGAAAATGCATAATTTTTGTGCTCAAACCAGGGCTATTGCGGTGCAGATGAAGCTAAAATGCTTAAGAGGCAGCTGCAGGGGACATGCGCCAAAATTGGTGTCGGTGCAAATCGAGTTGCCACTGCTGTTAGATTTCTGGACCAATATGGTTTCACATCTTCTCGTGCTAGTTTTGAGCTACTCTTTTCTGGAAACAAGATTGAAGTTCAACCTAGCAATAATAAAATTGGGGTTGCTATTCTAGATGATGGGATGCAGGTAATAATACTTAGTTCTTCTTGGGGCTTGTAGCTCAATCTGATGCAACTCTTATATTTCAATGAACATTCTTTTATGTTGAATGACTTTTATTTTTCTGAAATCATGCATCACGTATCATTTCACTCGTAATGTAAAATTCCTTTTATGCTTTTGTATGATTTCGGCCATTGAACCATTTTTAGGAAAAAAGAGATGTTTCTTCATTTTGTGTTTTATCGAGATTCATATAGGGGATCTAGTGAACCTTTGTTGCCATGTGCAATATGCTCCAAATTAGTGTTTGCTAGAATCTCATTTCTTGGAACTAATCAAAATATGTCTGGATTTGTGTGTTTGTGAACCGTAAACATTTGGAAGGCAGCATCTGAGTGTACAGCGGGATCTGGAGATTGTGATGGTGAATGCATTTATGCCGTGGGGGAATCATCGCCTACTTCCTCTTGGGCCGTTAAGGGAGCCTTTGACTGCACTATGCCGAGCTAATATTCTAGTCATCCATCATGCTGATTTGGTATTAATAGATTATGATCATACGATTCCCATGACAGATTAAGGAATGGCATAATGTCACTGATTCTGGAGTTACCTATGTCCTGCAGGTAAAGGAAAAGGATATTGATGCCTTAAGATCCACAATACGGAAAGGCAACAAATCTGCTCCAATTTTCTTCACTAAAATGACTCCAATTTACTTCTTCCGTTGTCAAGATTCATCCATTAAACTGTCAACTATGGCTGTTGAAAATGCTACTATATTATGTCTATCAGGCATTGGTCATGCAGATTCCTTCATTCAGAGGGTTGAAAGGGTATTCACTTTTTTCTCTGTAGGGTTTAATGATCTGTTTTCTTGTCTTACTGCAGACTATTAATATTGTAAAATTCGCCTCATTTGTCTTAAATGTTACCATCATATTGTTAATGCAATTGAGGAGGCCTGAACAATTTGCAGATGGGACCAACATTTGTGGATCACCTAGACTTCAGTGACCATCATTTATTCGAGTTGCAGGTACAAAAGTTAACTTTAAGTTTGTCTCTGTCATTCTAATTACCTAAGGTTGATGCTTTTTGACATGCCTTTGTGACTACTACTCACCCAAAATCCACCATAAGCATAGCTTATGGAGTATGATTAAGCTCTGTTTTTCGGAGCATAAAAATTTGCATTGAATGTAAGAAAGACGGGTACCTCTCTTACATCAGATGTAATCGACACATCAATGTGGCATTCATGTTCTTACTACTTCATTTATGTCTATTGAACTTTGTAATGTCTCTATTTGGGGCATGTTGATGTGGCTTTGACAATTTCTATAATTGTAGGATCTTCAAATTGTATGTACAAGACTAGAAGCACTTGAATTGAAGTTTGGTGCTAAACCAATTGTTGTTGTGACTGAAAAGGTGAGCAGACTCAGTCTTGGGTAATGTGGCTGGGATCAAATCACACAACCTTGATGTATGAATCTTTTGTCGTGTGCTGAATTTTGAGGAGTGGTTGTCTGTTCAGGACTATGACAGAGCCCCAGAGGTGCTACTACGTTTGAAACACTATGAGGTTTTGGTGCTGTGTAGTCGCTTGCAGTTTCTAGACTACATGGGGAGCACAGAAGAAAGATTCAGAAAGACTGTGGTGGAGTATTTGAGCCAAAGATAGAGTAAAAACATGTCTACGCTGTCATAGTATTTCCAAATTGTGCTTAAAACTTCATGAAAATGCACCTTTTCTTCTTCTAAAAAACCATACCCTCCTTTTGTTCTCGGCTATATATCATTTGGATTCGTCTTGCTATCGTAATACTGCTattaacttaaagaaaactaTTTGCAGTGTATCTTTTCTCAAATTCAATAAGTATAACCAAAAGAAGGAAAGATTGATAAggcaaagaaaaaataaataacaaaatggataaaaatgCGGTGAACGTGGATCGAACACGTGACCTTCAGATCTTCAGTCTGACGCTCTCCCAACTGAGCTATCCCCGCTTTTGTTCAATTTACggaatattattaataaatcaTCTTGTTGTTAGAAGTTTGTTaagaaatactactaattaattcTAACACCTTGGTTTTAGAAGATTGTTGGCGTGTTTTGAGGTTGCAGTAATCTACAATATTTAATGATGAATCACATAAACATTGAGGCTGCCAAAGTTTGATGCTAAGATTCATTAGGATAGTTTAAGGGTAGTTGCTGACTTTGAACAAAGTCGATTTTTGAGGGGACAATTCGCAAATTCCAGCTTTAATGATTCTCACGGTGGCTTACATTGATTAAGAGTCAATATAGATAGCCCTACTATTAAGTTTCCCTACTCATTAATTATTAGTAACTGAATtgtaataaatgaaaatgagtCCTGATCTGATGTTGCACACTTTCAATTAACATAATACATTGATTGTAAATTTTGTGATAGAATAACTACGTGATACTATCTGCCTATGAAGATTGTAAAAGTTACTGAATTTATTTATCACCTGATTGAAGCCTTTAAAGAGTGCTTGAATATTCAActatatttattactccctccgtccgcgaatatgaGTCTAATTTATTTtcgacacatgttttaagaaatgttaagaaaagtggatagCAGAAAATTAGTGGAATACGAGTCTCACttgtgtatattagttttaaatgagagtgtaatgagttagtggaatgtggggtatgtttattatttatagtaattattaatcgggactcctattcgcggacgcaccaaaatgaaaaaacgagaCTCTTATTTGTGGACGGAGAGAACACTTGGTAAGTACTATGTACAAATGTCCAAGATAATAGACAAATAACGAGATGTGCCACTttcattctaaaaaaataaaaaatgcagtTAAAATGATGAACAACAAGGAGTCTATATTATTGTTTTaagtaaataataatttaacGTCCACAAAAAAACATCCATAATGTTTAGTGCTacgaatttaataattttaattaaatatttttgaaagaaAGAAGAGTCTCTCATTATTTCATAGtgatgtgagtgaaataaaggtTTAGTTGTATGTCGTGATAGTAATTCTATTTGTGTTAGTATTTGAATAAATTGAGattgaaaataaagtaaattcgTGCAAGTAATTAGATAGTAGTAGTAGGAATATATTTTTGATGGACAGAGAAAAATCTAAAATAGACAATTTTGTCATTggagaaaatattaaatttcataacGTCTAAAATTTTCTTTGGATATAGATTTACCAAAGTAAGGATGTGATCAATTACTAATTCAtcccttaattgctaactataactaatttaaaatcataggattttagaaatctagtgaTCTACAATTTGCCAcgctaactataactaatttaaaattatagtattttagaaatctagtgaTCTACAATTTGCCACgcgtaattttcatttttattaattaaataaaaaaagataaaaaaacctACCACATTAGGAttttgcaatgttttaaaaatcggaccggaccggccggttcgacaggccggaccgcgaaccggtaggtagtccggtccggttcacccctttaaaccaccactacattgaaccgccgtgaaccggtggaaccggccggtcggaccggttggaccgtgaaccggaaatcggttttctatttttttcaaaattttttaaaatttattgttgatagaggttgaactcatgacttctcttctagttaagaagacctctaccactccaccacatgagCTCATTcaacaatttgaacattaaatatttttatacattaaccattaattttatctacaaaaactaataattcattttacttGTATTaatctttaatataattgttaattataatatatataattatcatcatttatattttaatgatgctctacttaccacctatattattattagtaccatataagattcattatttactataaataaattttttatattacatacttaatttatataccctagctattgacattaTTGAATAATCTtttctaaactaattaataagtacttaattcgtatttaattatatattattttacgaaataaattttcttaaattaatataaacattatctattttaatacatgaaatattaaattttttatctagactaactaatattaaatatatatatatatatatatatgaatatatttactaaattttaatattatttatatttatacatcactaattatctataaggtttaatgttttgtgatatattattaattgtaaatcatttactaaatttaatatatttttatatatatttgcaacaataaaacggttagaccggtggttcgaacggttgaaccgtgaaccagtaacgttGCCGGTTTGCTTGCCGGtctgatttttaaaacattgagattttggatgaaaatgtcaatatagtgttgaAAAACACAATGCTCTTTAAGAATGACATTTTacgtgtattatattgacatattttatatactatgctgacatttgttgctgtacgaaaaaatgaaatttttttgatttttttttcaaattttgtcatcggaacatatgcaagtgggatctcgttagaatccttataaaattatctttaatttgatatatgttgtgcgaaaaaataatttaaatcgagaaagttatatgcattttaaagttatgagatatttttaaaaagttagttacaactaatttgttgtaaattgaccttaataccatTAACGTTTTTATTGATCGACATTTCAGgatctaggcccttgatttgaatatatctaatagttattatttaattataattaataattaaatattgagtTAACAATATAACCATTTCTACAAGAAATCCATATTTTTGTAGTTGTACGATGGCATAGAGATATGCCTAATAAAGATTGCCAATTTTTCCGATAAAagttgtaataataataataataataataataataataataataataataataataataataataataataataatagtagtagtagtaaaaaaCAAGTCCTCAAATTGAACCGCGGCGTAGTTGTATCAACCAAGGTTCAATTATTCCGAATTCTTCTTCGACTCCGCCCTCCGCGGCTATGGCGTCGATTTCGTGATACGCCACTATATCATTGATTCAATTCCTCTTCCGCTGAAAAAATGGATGCCTCCTTTGTATCCAGAGCTCGAACAGCCATCAATTCCGCCGCAGCTAAAGCGGAGAAGGTCTTGACGGATATTAAAAAATCTGATTCCAACGCGCATCTCGGTATGTGCTAAATTTATGCACAATCTCCTGTTTGTTATTTCTCATTCCCTGGTTTGCTTTACTATTTTTAGGAATTCATTAAAACTATCCGTTTATTGTGTTTTCGTTTGGATTTTGTACAAAATCTTAAGATTTGGATAAACAATCGCGTGGCGCGTCAACGCCGGAATGCCTGAGGGATGCAGATGACCCCAAGGTAAACTTTCTTTGCGCTTCTATGTTGGATTCGCGCGCGAATTTCTGATCGTTTGACCACGCCCTCGAGTCTGGAGATATTTACAAAAAAGCCTGAGTCTTTTTGTAGTTAGTGACCAAGACTCACCTTTTATGGATCGTGAAATTAGGTGATGAAACTGGATTTGGAATCTGACCTCGATGTTTACTCAAGCTTGTTTGGCGATGATCTTAGAGTTGTATGCATTGTTGAGATTTcaatttggctcatttgttgctcATCTTTTATTATCATTTCACTTATCCGgctatcttttctttttttggggTGAGTTTGTGAGTTTGTTCCATTTTGTTTTTGAGAAAAAGTTTGAGTTACTTTCATCATGGCCTTGTTATTTGTGTAGGCATTCAGGATTCCATGAAAATTCTGTATTTGTGATATAGTTGGATGCATGATAGATTTTTGTGAATTGAGACTATGAGGCTGCTTGATTTCCTGATTCCATGGTTGCTCTATCAATCACTTGCTGTGTCAGTAGATATTTGGATGGAAATCATTTATGTTTCTGGTGCAGGATTCTGAAGGAGCAAACAATAAGAGAGTGCGACCACAGCCAATTAAAACCAAACAGGATTGGCATGAGAAACTTAGGAATTTAAGATTAGGTAAAAAGGGGGCTGAGGACTCCGCGAAGCCCGATAATTCAACAATGGCTTACGCAATTTTTGATGATAATTTATACCTGGTGCACGAGAGAGGATTCTCTCAGCCAGATGTAAGTCAATTGTCAAATATTTCCCTAAATCTAATATATTTGGACAGTTGGATCTCTTTGAGGTTGTGGACCCACTGAATGCTAGTAATCTTCCTGGTAACACACAATTGCTTGTTGTAATTTTCTTTGTCTCAGAAGTTAAATGTTACTGAATTTAGCAAATTATTGCAAGATTGCTGTTACTTGTGTTTGAAATAATGGAGTCTTTACCCTTTCGTATTTGCATATAGTATATGATAGTAACTTTTTTGGGGTAaagaaaaaatcacaaaaagCTATAGGGTCCCTGTATGCTTTGACTGAACTGTTGAGTTTCTGCTCTTCAAATTACTGAAAGTGCCGGGTAATTACAGGATTTAGAAGAGGAGCTTGAGAGTCCAAAGGCTGCAAAGGCAGATATCATTCCATCATCAGCTATCTTAAAACAGTTAGCTGTAGCAGTCGAGTAAGCATTTATATTAGCTATTGAAAGGTCTGTTTTACTACATTATACTATATTTTCCTCAATTTGAGCAGCTCAGAAGTCTATTAATGTTGTCTgccttttatttaaaaaaactgaaaagactAGTTTTTTCATGTCTTTCCAATTATTGATATTCAGTTTAAAACGTGGTTACCTGCAATATGTTTATTACTAGTTTCATCAATTTGATTGATGCGCATTGGTGCATTTTAATCTGTTATGGTATCCAAGTCTCTAAATGCTGATACTGCTATGATCTTTTTCACTATTGGCCTTTTCAGGGCTGGATCAGGATATAGCACCATGAAAGATCTCCTCGCCTCTTCTAAAACCTCTTCACCCATCAGGGAGAAAGCTAGCATGGGCATTTCGGTTATGAAATCACTAGTTCTGCGCGAAAAGGACGATAAGATGATACAAGAGTTTGGTTCTGATGACAAGGTTCTTGGACTGATGAATGCATTGTTAAATGCAGGTAGATAATTTGGTAGCCTTGCGAAAATGTGTACTCCCTCCACCCCCTCCCCATGATTGATCGTTTTCAAGTTTTTCATTATTCTGTGTTGATTTTCACTTCTGGTGTGATGTTGGCAAGGTACTTGCAGAAGGAGAATTTACAGGTAGGACTGTCCCTGGTCTGGAGACACAGATAAATTCCACTTCTCTGGTCAAGGATATCCATGGTGCACCTTTGAATAGTTTTGTAGTCAAGCTCTCTGAAGCAATTAGTTGCTTAAAAACCCTGCGGAAAATGGCATCATATTGGTCAAGGGTTGTTTCTGAAGTAAGTAGAGAGATGGAATTATATTTAAGTCCATGGGTAACTGCAGCAGCTCTGTGTGCAAAATTTATCTATTACTTTGCTTATAGTACCATTTTATAGACTCTTAGGCCTTCTCTACAATTTTAAGGTACTGATAAGTCACTTCATTATTTCAATTGGATTAGTTTAGATGTCTCTCTTGGCGAAGTCCTTCCATTTGAAACATACATAGTCTACGGTTCTTTCAAGTGACTAGGTGAAAAATAAACATGcattatagtactccctccgtcccaagatattagactcGTATACAACTTTGGGGTGTCCCAACATACTTGAGCCatttctatttatggtaaaaatctACTTTATTACCAACTCCACTTACACCACTAAACAATACCTcctaaattcttgtgccaaaagaaatgagtctaatatcttgggacggagggagtagtttataTTGTAGgagtacaaaataaaaatatgaggaTTATCACCCCCGGGCTAGGTTTTATTGAATAGACTATAAGGAAAAGGAAATTCATTCATTTACTATCGGAGAGCTTTGAGGATGTCTTGAGGTTGACCTCCTATTAGCATATCCGAAATACAAAACCTGTGGAAGAGTTTTTAATAGACCATACTGTAAGATTATTCTTATCTTATGCATAATATAGGTTTTGAACTAGAACTTATTCAAAAGTTCTGAGCATATTCTGTAGTGTATGTGCAAAATAAATTACTGAATGTCATTGTCAGTGACTTCATTTCCTGTAGGCTCTATATGTCCGATTGATTAAGCATGAGATCACCGAGAACATTGCAAGATGACATCTTGCACTTGGGGCCTAATGATTTGTTTGACTCGAAATTTTTATCAGTCTCAAATCTTCTGATTTAGTACTATCATTCAGCTTCTTTATTATATCAGcctattatttatt
This sequence is a window from Salvia splendens isolate huo1 chromosome 5, SspV2, whole genome shotgun sequence. Protein-coding genes within it:
- the LOC121802434 gene encoding probable tetraacyldisaccharide 4'-kinase, mitochondrial is translated as MEKLRSAVKVIAYTPQSKFLSPFHLSLIPLLSVASSLYSIALRLRRHLYRFNILHSHRLPVPVISVGNLTWGGNGKTPMVELLARSFADAGISPLILTRGYCGADEAKMLKRQLQGTCAKIGVGANRVATAVRFLDQYGFTSSRASFELLFSGNKIEVQPSNNKIGVAILDDGMQHLSVQRDLEIVMVNAFMPWGNHRLLPLGPLREPLTALCRANILVIHHADLVKEKDIDALRSTIRKGNKSAPIFFTKMTPIYFFRCQDSSIKLSTMAVENATILCLSGIGHADSFIQRVERMGPTFVDHLDFSDHHLFELQDLQIVCTRLEALELKFGAKPIVVVTEKDYDRAPEVLLRLKHYEVLVLCSRLQFLDYMGSTEERFRKTVVEYLSQR